A genomic window from Levilactobacillus yonginensis includes:
- a CDS encoding MarR family winged helix-turn-helix transcriptional regulator produces the protein MQNYFRSIGLIARANAVIGNRVFKPDDLQSNQFIYLMRIVENPGITQTELADQLHVDPSTCLRTVRKLTNHDFVERQLDSHNKKLRLLKATAKGQAMYPALRKYEQSILTAGTAGLSTGEKALLEELLGKVATNIRAFQHEQK, from the coding sequence ATGCAAAATTATTTTAGAAGTATCGGTTTGATTGCTCGGGCCAACGCCGTTATTGGGAATCGCGTTTTTAAGCCCGACGACTTGCAAAGCAATCAATTCATCTATTTAATGCGAATCGTTGAGAACCCCGGCATCACCCAAACTGAGTTAGCTGATCAATTACACGTTGACCCTTCCACCTGCCTGAGAACCGTTCGTAAGTTGACCAACCATGACTTTGTTGAACGCCAACTCGACAGCCACAACAAAAAATTACGTCTACTCAAGGCTACCGCTAAGGGCCAAGCCATGTACCCCGCCCTTAGAAAATACGAACAGTCCATTCTCACCGCCGGAACCGCTGGCTTATCAACTGGAGAAAAGGCCCTTCTCGAAGAATTGCTAGGTAAAGTAGCTACAAACATCCGTGCCTTCCAGCATGAACAAAAGTAG
- the gndA gene encoding NADP-dependent phosphogluconate dehydrogenase, which translates to MADQKANIGVVGMAVMGKNLALNIESRGYTVGIYNRSSNKTEKVMADHSEKKLVPSYTVEDFVKSLETPRRILLMVKAGKPTDAVIHELLPLLDKGDVLIDGGNTNFHDTMARNAELDKSGINFIGMGVSGGELGALQGPSLMPGGQKEAYDLVEPILTKIAAKAPQDGKPCVTYIGPNGAGHYVKMVHNGIEYGDEELIDESYNIMRNVAGISVDDMADIFKEWNKGELDSYLVEITADILSRKDDLGDDKNLPIVDAIKDRGNNKGTGKWSSEDALDVQVPQSVITEAVYARYISMLKDERVKASKYLPAAEKQSNVDVGDKDKFVEEVRQALFFGKLMSYAQGFEQLRFASEANDWDLKFGELAQIWRGGCIIRAQFLQNITDAFDKDPKLTNLLFDSYFKDIATKYQQSIRDVVAMAVQAGIPVPSLSAAITYYDSFRAEVLPANLLQAQRDYFGAHTYERNDRDGNFHYSWYEEQ; encoded by the coding sequence ATGGCAGATCAAAAAGCAAATATTGGTGTTGTTGGTATGGCGGTTATGGGCAAGAACTTAGCCCTGAACATCGAAAGCCGCGGTTACACCGTTGGCATTTACAACCGTTCATCTAACAAGACGGAAAAAGTTATGGCAGATCACAGCGAAAAGAAGTTAGTTCCTAGTTACACAGTTGAGGACTTCGTTAAATCACTGGAAACGCCACGGCGGATTCTCTTGATGGTTAAGGCTGGTAAGCCAACCGACGCCGTTATTCATGAATTACTTCCACTTTTAGACAAAGGTGACGTTCTGATCGATGGTGGGAACACCAACTTCCACGACACGATGGCGCGGAACGCAGAACTCGACAAATCCGGGATCAACTTCATTGGTATGGGGGTTTCCGGTGGTGAATTAGGTGCCTTGCAAGGTCCTTCACTGATGCCTGGTGGTCAAAAAGAAGCTTACGACTTAGTTGAACCTATCTTGACTAAGATTGCAGCTAAGGCCCCTCAAGATGGCAAACCATGTGTTACTTACATCGGCCCTAACGGTGCTGGTCACTACGTTAAGATGGTTCACAACGGTATCGAGTACGGTGATGAAGAGCTGATTGATGAAAGCTACAACATCATGCGTAACGTTGCCGGTATCTCCGTGGATGACATGGCCGACATCTTTAAGGAATGGAACAAGGGTGAATTGGACAGCTACTTAGTTGAAATCACTGCCGATATCCTCTCCCGTAAAGATGACTTGGGCGACGACAAAAACTTACCAATTGTTGACGCTATCAAGGACCGTGGGAACAACAAAGGAACTGGTAAGTGGAGTTCCGAAGACGCCTTAGACGTTCAGGTTCCACAATCAGTTATCACCGAAGCCGTTTACGCCCGTTACATCTCTATGTTAAAGGACGAACGTGTCAAGGCTTCTAAGTACTTGCCAGCTGCTGAAAAGCAAAGCAACGTTGACGTTGGTGATAAGGACAAGTTCGTTGAAGAAGTTCGCCAAGCCCTCTTCTTTGGTAAGTTGATGAGTTATGCCCAAGGATTCGAACAACTTCGGTTCGCTTCTGAAGCTAACGATTGGGACTTGAAGTTCGGTGAATTAGCTCAAATCTGGCGTGGCGGTTGCATTATCCGTGCCCAATTCCTGCAAAACATCACCGATGCCTTTGACAAGGATCCTAAGCTGACCAACTTATTGTTCGACAGCTACTTCAAGGACATTGCTACTAAGTACCAACAATCTATTCGTGACGTGGTTGCTATGGCTGTCCAAGCCGGCATCCCCGTTCCTAGTCTGTCAGCTGCTATCACTTACTACGATAGCTTCCGTGCTGAAGTCTTGCCTGCTAACTTGTTACAAGCACAACGGGATTACTTCGGTGCCCACACCTACGAACGTAACGACCGCGATGGAAACTTCCATTACAGCTGGTACGAAGAACAATAG
- a CDS encoding PTS sugar transporter subunit IIB — MKIIAVCGLGVGSSVIAKMNIESIVSDEGKDDVTVDTIDLGSIRSAPADIYVTTRELFDNFPEEDKAKTIVLTNFVDKNDIKAHLDPKMAELQK, encoded by the coding sequence ATGAAAATTATTGCGGTATGTGGTTTAGGTGTTGGTTCCAGTGTTATTGCCAAGATGAATATTGAAAGTATCGTCTCAGATGAAGGGAAAGATGATGTCACAGTTGATACGATTGACTTAGGAAGCATTCGCAGTGCACCTGCAGATATTTACGTTACAACGCGTGAACTCTTTGATAACTTTCCAGAAGAGGATAAGGCTAAGACGATTGTTCTGACAAATTTTGTAGATAAGAACGATATCAAAGCCCACTTGGACCCTAAGATGGCAGAACTTCAAAAGTAA
- a CDS encoding MurR/RpiR family transcriptional regulator, which translates to MELSIIERIKKIYPELGRSSKRIADYIIINGTNASSKTVTEMATDCHVSVATISRFAKQLGYTNYSQLKWALSNQMEEDTPIIQEISDTDTPMMVAKKTLDANIETLNGTFDLMNEDDLKRAIHYIVHSNRLEFFGLGGSNIVALDAYHKFLRVPLTVLHDDEYHLALMQASRLTEDDCAVVTSHTGNDTDTLDIARALKHKHVPIIVITSFPNSPLADFGNVNFFSISEDSRYRSEALLSLTSQLAINDCLYMLTAQYFGDAADNVLKDIRQVILKKHQ; encoded by the coding sequence ATGGAACTTAGCATTATCGAACGTATCAAAAAAATATATCCAGAACTGGGTCGAAGCAGTAAACGGATAGCCGATTACATCATTATCAACGGGACCAACGCTTCTTCGAAAACCGTTACCGAAATGGCAACTGATTGTCACGTGTCTGTTGCCACCATCTCCCGTTTTGCCAAGCAACTCGGCTACACAAACTATTCTCAATTAAAATGGGCGCTCTCCAATCAGATGGAAGAAGACACGCCAATTATTCAGGAAATTTCAGACACCGACACCCCCATGATGGTTGCCAAAAAAACGCTGGATGCAAACATTGAAACCTTGAATGGTACGTTTGACTTGATGAATGAAGATGACCTTAAACGGGCTATTCACTACATCGTACACTCAAACCGGCTCGAATTTTTTGGACTCGGTGGCTCTAACATCGTTGCCCTTGACGCTTATCATAAATTTCTACGGGTACCGCTAACGGTTTTGCACGACGACGAATACCACCTAGCCCTTATGCAGGCTTCAAGATTAACCGAAGATGACTGTGCTGTTGTCACCTCCCATACTGGCAACGACACCGACACCTTAGATATTGCCCGTGCTCTAAAGCATAAGCACGTCCCCATTATCGTCATCACTAGCTTTCCCAACTCACCTTTAGCTGACTTTGGTAACGTAAATTTCTTTTCAATCTCTGAAGATTCTCGTTATCGATCAGAAGCACTCCTATCGTTAACGTCACAACTAGCGATAAATGATTGCCTATACATGCTGACTGCCCAATACTTTGGCGATGCGGCTGATAACGTTTTAAAAGATATCCGCCAGGTCATTCTCAAAAAACATCAATAA
- the ulaG gene encoding L-ascorbate 6-phosphate lactonase yields the protein MVVDNVNDVTEQTWKDEVFPEWGTWLNEEIDRTKVAQGKFAMWWLVNMGIWIKSDQQTSVAIDLWCGTGKTTHDKPDMSPRHQWSRLTGGRKIQPNLRAQPMVINPFAIHHLDAYLVTHFHHDHIDMNVAAAILQNVEEPIPFIGPKDVVDQWLDWGVPADRCQVVKPGDIVKIKDVEIDVTDSFDRSVLITDPDEKNLPDDSQVPDMDERAVNYVIKTSAGNIYDAADSHYSAYFAKHGQDFDIDVAVVAYGENPIGVQDKMTSVDVLRAAEALQTNVVIPLHWDVWSNMLGDPTEVEQVWKLRKERFDYKFHPFSWLPGGHFIYPDDKNKLEYYHERGFEDRYTHDINLPYKSFL from the coding sequence ATGGTAGTAGATAACGTAAATGATGTGACTGAGCAGACTTGGAAAGATGAAGTTTTTCCCGAGTGGGGGACGTGGTTGAACGAAGAAATTGATCGAACAAAGGTTGCTCAGGGGAAGTTCGCAATGTGGTGGCTGGTCAACATGGGAATCTGGATTAAGTCCGATCAACAGACTAGTGTGGCCATCGATTTGTGGTGCGGGACTGGTAAAACGACACATGATAAGCCGGATATGTCTCCGCGCCATCAATGGTCCCGATTGACTGGTGGTCGGAAAATTCAACCCAATTTACGGGCGCAACCGATGGTAATTAATCCGTTTGCGATTCACCACTTGGATGCGTATTTAGTTACCCACTTTCACCACGATCACATTGATATGAATGTCGCAGCGGCAATTCTGCAAAACGTTGAAGAGCCGATTCCTTTTATTGGACCCAAAGATGTGGTTGATCAGTGGCTAGATTGGGGAGTACCAGCGGATCGGTGCCAGGTGGTCAAACCGGGTGATATTGTTAAAATAAAAGATGTTGAAATTGACGTGACTGATTCTTTCGATCGTTCTGTCTTGATTACTGATCCGGATGAAAAGAATTTACCGGATGATAGTCAGGTGCCAGACATGGATGAGCGAGCCGTTAACTACGTCATCAAGACGAGTGCCGGCAATATTTATGATGCTGCCGACTCTCACTACTCAGCCTATTTTGCAAAACACGGACAGGATTTTGATATCGACGTTGCCGTGGTGGCGTACGGCGAGAACCCAATCGGTGTCCAGGATAAGATGACCTCAGTGGATGTTCTACGTGCTGCAGAAGCCTTACAAACGAACGTGGTTATTCCCTTGCACTGGGATGTTTGGTCGAACATGTTGGGTGATCCTACAGAAGTAGAACAAGTCTGGAAGCTGCGAAAAGAACGCTTTGATTACAAGTTCCATCCATTCTCATGGTTACCGGGTGGGCATTTCATTTATCCGGATGATAAAAATAAGCTGGAATACTATCATGAACGTGGTTTTGAAGACCGCTATACGCATGATATCAACCTGCCCTATAAGTCGTTCCTATAA
- a CDS encoding PTS sugar transporter subunit IIA — translation MAKNPNLSIDQVQLKVHADDWEDAIKVAAQPLVDSDNITDGYVNAMIQSVKQLGPYIVIAPGLALGHARPSADVHRTGFAIATLRDPVKFGNKDNDPVDLVVILASVNDTDHLALLQKIVAFLNEPSNLRVLRNATTAVEAQKIVNQINGGN, via the coding sequence ATGGCTAAAAATCCAAATTTGTCGATTGATCAAGTCCAATTAAAGGTTCATGCCGATGATTGGGAAGACGCGATTAAGGTTGCAGCACAGCCGTTAGTAGACAGTGACAACATCACGGATGGTTATGTGAACGCAATGATTCAATCGGTTAAGCAATTGGGGCCGTATATTGTTATTGCACCGGGATTAGCTTTAGGTCATGCTAGACCTTCAGCAGATGTTCATCGGACCGGCTTTGCTATTGCAACGTTGCGTGATCCCGTGAAGTTTGGGAACAAAGATAACGATCCCGTAGATTTAGTCGTTATTTTAGCCTCCGTTAATGATACGGATCATTTGGCTTTGTTGCAAAAAATTGTGGCATTTCTTAATGAACCAAGTAATTTGAGAGTCTTGAGAAATGCAACGACCGCTGTTGAAGCTCAAAAAATCGTTAATCAGATTAATGGGGGGAACTAG
- a CDS encoding MucBP domain-containing protein: MNKRSDMKVHYKMFKSGKAWVFASITAGALVVSFGGVTAQANEQSVAMVTTEVEVAPTTTAAQTNLDESEATTADHGETSEVPVSTIPVDSAASSEPATVSVSEEQPTVAAPATSATDPAASMADQQSDPAATTRPAQAMTVVESAAPVSATPEPTTRPANVTASSAANQAGADHTIVAVPLVQAELAKPATMQLAHNKDTATIDLWMPNKTLQQVVLLTLQGLNGVGKTWDSVADITQEDLALLKSLNIRGFEGYSTYIDGKTAFSIEGLEYAVNLESIDMGNDFNASPGAYFGDLVDIKPLANLQHLTTVALQGNRIKDVTPLANLQNVSALTIYYNHIRDFSALKGQHYDEFKNFSQFILLDKVMINQATQTGHLQIQCLNADGSVAPLAVYGSVVGEPVFNDPAADEPFYHFYYVGGNAVADGNGGLNYSFIQPQKPGVTESPVPGFGVAPLPDYYYLTGVNRPADSAIPNFVVIQPYALSEVGANVVVHHQDAAGNQLAPDSTLAAGLVGENYSTAPVTIPGYTLTTTPDNATGQYGETAIEVTYVYAQNDGETQVKPPVVTPPVTQTTVTVHHQTATGQTVAADQIYAGQPGMTYTTQAAQLTGYVLLTTPGNAQGTFGDTNITVTYIYAPLQTDGGGDQVNPGETPGTTNPDDGQQPQPGDQGNPVGPSTSTTEATGDHEPVADGVAIGGGSASVTPGQVQLAHHPAATVTGSTANALPENQTATLPQTGNRQSPAIWGVALLISVLGLFGLKRRIK, encoded by the coding sequence ATGAATAAGAGAAGTGATATGAAGGTCCATTATAAGATGTTTAAGAGCGGGAAAGCGTGGGTGTTTGCGAGCATCACGGCTGGAGCGTTGGTCGTTAGTTTTGGGGGTGTGACTGCCCAGGCGAATGAACAGAGTGTTGCAATGGTTACCACGGAGGTCGAAGTTGCTCCAACCACTACCGCTGCTCAAACCAATTTGGATGAATCGGAAGCGACCACCGCTGACCATGGGGAAACGTCAGAAGTACCAGTGTCGACAATACCCGTTGACTCCGCAGCTAGTAGTGAGCCAGCGACCGTTTCCGTGTCTGAGGAGCAACCAACCGTAGCAGCGCCTGCAACATCGGCTACGGATCCCGCAGCGTCAATGGCAGATCAGCAGTCTGATCCGGCAGCCACGACGCGACCAGCGCAAGCAATGACGGTCGTTGAATCTGCGGCTCCGGTCAGTGCCACACCAGAACCAACGACTCGTCCAGCAAATGTAACCGCTTCATCCGCGGCGAATCAAGCGGGGGCCGACCATACGATTGTTGCTGTGCCACTGGTGCAAGCTGAATTAGCTAAGCCTGCAACGATGCAACTTGCTCATAATAAGGATACAGCGACGATTGATCTGTGGATGCCTAATAAAACGTTGCAACAAGTTGTTTTATTAACCCTACAAGGGTTGAATGGTGTGGGTAAGACCTGGGATAGTGTTGCTGACATCACGCAGGAAGATTTGGCGTTGTTGAAATCCTTAAATATTCGGGGATTTGAAGGGTATTCAACCTATATCGATGGTAAGACGGCGTTCTCAATTGAAGGCCTCGAGTATGCTGTTAACTTGGAGAGCATTGATATGGGGAATGATTTTAACGCATCGCCAGGTGCTTACTTTGGAGATTTAGTGGATATTAAACCGTTGGCTAACTTGCAGCACCTGACAACGGTTGCACTACAGGGAAACCGAATTAAGGACGTGACACCATTAGCAAATTTACAAAACGTGTCGGCATTAACCATTTACTACAACCACATCCGGGATTTTTCAGCGCTGAAAGGGCAGCACTATGATGAGTTCAAAAATTTTAGTCAGTTTATTTTGCTAGATAAGGTGATGATCAATCAGGCTACGCAGACCGGGCACCTGCAGATTCAATGTTTAAACGCTGACGGTTCTGTGGCTCCCTTGGCGGTCTACGGTAGCGTGGTTGGTGAGCCGGTCTTCAATGATCCGGCTGCTGATGAACCGTTCTATCACTTTTATTATGTGGGAGGGAATGCTGTAGCCGATGGTAACGGCGGGCTGAATTATTCATTCATTCAGCCACAGAAACCAGGTGTGACGGAATCACCAGTTCCGGGCTTCGGCGTGGCGCCGTTGCCAGATTATTATTATTTGACGGGCGTAAACCGACCTGCCGACAGCGCTATTCCCAACTTTGTGGTGATTCAACCCTATGCCCTGTCCGAGGTCGGCGCAAATGTAGTCGTTCATCATCAAGATGCGGCGGGCAACCAGCTGGCACCGGATTCAACGTTAGCGGCTGGACTGGTGGGTGAGAACTACAGTACGGCACCAGTAACCATTCCGGGATATACGTTAACGACGACGCCAGACAACGCGACGGGCCAGTACGGTGAAACGGCTATTGAGGTAACTTATGTGTACGCCCAGAATGATGGGGAAACTCAGGTTAAGCCGCCAGTAGTGACACCACCAGTGACGCAAACGACAGTCACCGTTCATCATCAAACGGCAACGGGTCAGACGGTGGCGGCTGATCAAATTTATGCGGGGCAACCGGGGATGACCTATACCACCCAGGCGGCCCAGCTGACGGGGTACGTCCTGCTAACAACGCCCGGCAACGCACAAGGGACGTTTGGTGACACGAATATTACGGTGACCTATATTTACGCCCCCTTGCAAACGGATGGTGGCGGTGATCAGGTAAATCCAGGAGAAACGCCGGGAACGACTAATCCGGATGATGGCCAGCAACCACAACCGGGCGACCAAGGTAATCCAGTGGGGCCATCAACTAGCACCACTGAGGCTACTGGTGACCATGAACCAGTAGCTGATGGCGTAGCGATTGGTGGCGGTAGTGCTAGCGTAACGCCGGGGCAGGTACAACTGGCACACCATCCAGCAGCAACTGTGACTGGCTCCACGGCTAATGCTCTACCAGAGAACCAGACGGCAACGTTACCGCAAACAGGAAATCGACAGTCGCCGGCAATTTGGGGAGTTGCTTTATTAATCAGTGTACTAGGGCTATTTGGATTGAAACGGCGGATTAAATAA
- a CDS encoding SDR family oxidoreductase, producing the protein MRVLIVGANGQVGRLLVTQLLAKGDEPIAGLRPDEDGEDWEDLGVTVRRLDLLTKPEQIASALMGVDAVVFAAGSGGRTKDDMTLLIDLDGAVKTMQAAEIAGVHRFVMISMLFAEDRNRWADPLKSLYVAKFYADNWLVHQTNLAYTIVQPGALSFHPATGKIQSDPLAVGSIPRADLAAFMVAALHAPQTIGKTIPLLSGTQSINQVINQL; encoded by the coding sequence ATGCGGGTATTGATTGTTGGTGCCAATGGTCAAGTCGGTCGCTTGCTGGTCACCCAGCTTTTGGCAAAGGGGGATGAACCCATTGCCGGACTGCGGCCGGATGAGGATGGCGAAGACTGGGAGGATTTAGGTGTTACGGTGCGCCGCTTGGATTTGCTGACGAAGCCGGAGCAGATTGCAAGTGCTTTAATGGGCGTTGATGCCGTGGTATTCGCAGCGGGGTCCGGCGGTCGAACAAAGGATGATATGACGTTGTTGATTGATTTAGACGGTGCAGTCAAGACGATGCAGGCTGCCGAGATAGCTGGTGTTCACCGATTTGTCATGATCAGCATGTTATTTGCCGAGGATCGTAACCGGTGGGCCGATCCGTTGAAGTCACTCTACGTTGCTAAATTTTATGCCGATAACTGGCTAGTTCATCAAACTAATTTGGCATACACTATTGTACAACCCGGGGCCCTATCCTTTCACCCGGCAACTGGCAAAATTCAGAGCGATCCGTTGGCAGTTGGGAGTATTCCCCGAGCAGATTTAGCAGCTTTCATGGTGGCTGCGCTTCATGCGCCCCAAACAATTGGTAAAACGATCCCGTTGCTTAGTGGTACTCAGTCAATCAATCAGGTTATTAATCAACTATGA
- a CDS encoding helix-turn-helix domain-containing protein, whose amino-acid sequence MTLGEKLKQARTTQQFTQQTVAEHVHVSRQTISSWETGNSYPDIDSLVVLSDLYEQSLDILIKGDPGLMNYLRKPAILKRLRPIHLILLTSNYLFLIIFTFFLSSGYSLWALLAVFITNTLAFLYLQKFEERLNPLPIAIQRWQAGWLPTLLCNLITTGAMIASPWWASSPTAVYNLFSTAIVGWACLACLWVMNRISQLKELEKLATKQK is encoded by the coding sequence ATGACACTCGGAGAAAAATTGAAACAAGCACGTACCACGCAGCAGTTCACCCAACAAACTGTGGCGGAACACGTTCACGTTTCGCGACAAACAATTTCAAGTTGGGAAACCGGTAATAGCTATCCGGATATCGATAGTCTGGTCGTCCTCAGTGATCTATATGAACAATCACTAGATATCCTGATCAAGGGCGATCCTGGCCTCATGAATTATTTACGTAAGCCGGCGATTCTCAAACGGCTGCGACCGATTCACCTGATATTATTGACATCAAACTATCTCTTTTTAATCATTTTTACGTTTTTTCTATCCAGTGGCTATAGCCTCTGGGCCCTGCTAGCCGTCTTTATCACGAACACATTAGCGTTTCTCTATCTGCAAAAGTTTGAAGAGCGGCTCAATCCGTTACCAATTGCTATTCAACGATGGCAAGCTGGTTGGTTGCCGACGCTGCTATGTAACCTTATTACCACTGGTGCCATGATTGCCAGCCCCTGGTGGGCCAGTTCGCCGACCGCTGTCTATAACTTATTCTCTACCGCAATCGTTGGCTGGGCCTGCCTGGCCTGCCTTTGGGTAATGAACAGAATCAGTCAGCTCAAAGAACTAGAAAAACTGGCTACCAAACAAAAATAG
- a CDS encoding redoxin domain-containing protein — MNFIGSALPDFSVQAFQKGEVTTLTPADLKGHWSVLFFYPADFSFVCPTELGDLAEHYAAFQAQDAEIYSISEDTEFVHQAWHEQSPEVGQVAYPMIADPAGQLARHYEVLDESAGQAYRGVFILDPQGEVRSYTINDMGIGRNAGEILRTLTAAQFVAEHGDRVCPANWHPGEETLKPGTNLVGKI, encoded by the coding sequence ATGAATTTCATTGGTTCAGCTTTACCAGATTTTTCGGTTCAGGCGTTTCAAAAAGGGGAGGTTACAACCTTAACGCCAGCCGATTTAAAGGGTCATTGGTCAGTCTTATTCTTCTATCCCGCTGACTTTTCATTTGTTTGTCCAACGGAGCTGGGAGACTTAGCCGAACATTATGCTGCCTTTCAAGCACAGGATGCAGAAATCTATAGTATTTCAGAGGACACAGAATTTGTTCATCAAGCTTGGCACGAACAGAGTCCAGAAGTGGGGCAGGTAGCCTATCCCATGATTGCTGATCCAGCCGGTCAATTAGCACGGCACTATGAAGTCTTAGATGAGTCTGCCGGTCAAGCTTACCGAGGTGTTTTTATCTTAGACCCACAGGGAGAAGTTCGGTCGTACACCATCAATGATATGGGAATTGGCCGCAATGCTGGTGAAATTCTACGGACTTTAACGGCGGCTCAATTTGTGGCGGAGCACGGTGATCGGGTTTGTCCAGCTAACTGGCACCCTGGCGAAGAAACTTTAAAACCAGGGACGAATCTTGTTGGTAAAATTTAA
- a CDS encoding PTS ascorbate transporter subunit IIC has protein sequence MQVINFLVYQVLSNETIFLGLVALVGLLLQRKKFPQVIDGTVKTVIGLTVLSSGAGILISSLSPVVTKLNSTLHVKGVLPTNDAVFGVVLRFSTIAKDTVITFLLAFFLHLILVRITPGKDFKNAYLTAHLMLYHAAFMNVTLPVVLHTNGFWTVVVGTILNAIYYTYSPAIPRIISRPWMHDVSTLGFMDQVGSVLAHFIGKWFGSSKPEQDADNMKLPKWASMFRDNTIVLFFLMPIIFIGIGLAVGQSGIQSLAGTGPDAINWIMWLIIQGFTFTAGIVILLSGVRMFIGSIVPAFKGISDKFLPGAIPALDAPTIFPYSPMGGMFGFLGSTVGCILVTFATILFHSPVIVFPSPIIMYFDGNVMGVFGNKAGGWRGAIMAGLITGIISSAAVILFYPLTGAVYGSGLTWSNIDYAVVWMPLMYLLKVIRTLVVGMIL, from the coding sequence ATGCAAGTGATAAACTTTTTGGTTTACCAGGTTCTCAGCAACGAAACGATCTTTCTAGGTTTAGTTGCTCTGGTAGGCTTGCTATTACAACGAAAAAAATTCCCACAGGTGATTGATGGTACTGTAAAAACGGTCATTGGGTTGACGGTGCTCTCTTCGGGTGCTGGTATTTTAATTTCGTCGTTGTCGCCAGTGGTTACGAAGCTCAATTCAACACTACATGTCAAAGGCGTTTTACCTACCAACGATGCTGTGTTTGGGGTCGTCTTACGGTTTAGTACGATTGCAAAGGATACGGTTATTACATTCTTATTGGCGTTCTTCCTACACTTGATCTTAGTAAGGATTACTCCGGGTAAGGACTTTAAAAACGCTTATTTGACGGCTCACCTAATGCTTTACCATGCAGCTTTTATGAACGTGACGTTGCCGGTGGTCTTACACACAAATGGTTTCTGGACCGTGGTGGTTGGAACAATTTTAAACGCCATTTACTACACGTACTCACCTGCAATTCCACGAATCATTTCTCGCCCATGGATGCATGATGTCTCAACGTTAGGATTTATGGATCAAGTAGGGTCGGTTCTGGCCCACTTTATTGGCAAGTGGTTTGGTAGTTCAAAGCCAGAACAAGATGCTGATAACATGAAACTCCCTAAGTGGGCCTCAATGTTTCGTGACAATACGATTGTCCTGTTTTTCTTGATGCCAATTATCTTTATTGGCATTGGCTTAGCTGTTGGTCAGAGTGGGATTCAGTCTTTAGCTGGAACTGGTCCGGATGCGATTAACTGGATTATGTGGCTGATTATTCAAGGATTTACGTTTACTGCTGGAATTGTCATCTTATTGTCTGGGGTTCGGATGTTCATCGGTTCAATTGTCCCAGCGTTTAAAGGAATTTCTGATAAATTCTTGCCGGGAGCCATTCCAGCTTTGGATGCACCAACGATTTTTCCTTACTCCCCGATGGGTGGCATGTTTGGTTTCTTGGGTTCCACGGTTGGTTGTATTTTAGTGACGTTTGCCACGATCCTATTCCATTCGCCAGTGATTGTTTTCCCAAGTCCTATCATTATGTACTTTGATGGTAATGTCATGGGGGTATTTGGCAACAAGGCTGGCGGCTGGCGTGGTGCAATTATGGCTGGGCTTATCACAGGTATTATTTCTTCAGCCGCAGTTATTCTGTTCTACCCACTAACCGGTGCCGTTTATGGTAGTGGCTTAACTTGGTCAAACATTGACTACGCGGTTGTCTGGATGCCATTGATGTACTTATTGAAGGTGATTCGAACGTTAGTGGTTGGCATGATTCTTTAA
- a CDS encoding GNAT family N-acetyltransferase: MTKWLSYGLEDMSAMNLYKVAYERIETFVVAQKRIYQEIDDVDPVARHILGYQDGELVAYARVFMDGDHVTFGRVLTAPAHRGEGLGRQLIMQIEAEIKRSFPGEPISIEAQVDKQHFYEKFGYQVEGDMFLFNSTPHLQMVKAALV; the protein is encoded by the coding sequence ATGACTAAATGGTTATCTTACGGATTAGAAGACATGTCTGCAATGAATTTATATAAAGTTGCATATGAACGTATTGAAACTTTTGTAGTCGCGCAGAAACGGATTTATCAAGAAATTGATGACGTTGATCCGGTTGCACGCCACATTCTAGGTTATCAGGATGGTGAACTGGTGGCTTACGCCCGAGTCTTCATGGACGGAGATCACGTTACCTTTGGCCGGGTTCTGACTGCACCGGCACACCGTGGAGAAGGGTTAGGTCGTCAGTTGATCATGCAGATTGAGGCCGAAATCAAGCGGAGCTTCCCGGGGGAGCCAATCAGCATTGAAGCCCAGGTCGACAAGCAACATTTTTATGAGAAGTTTGGCTATCAGGTTGAAGGGGATATGTTCCTGTTCAATAGTACGCCGCATTTGCAAATGGTTAAGGCGGCTTTAGTTTAA